Genomic segment of Marmota flaviventris isolate mMarFla1 chromosome 4, mMarFla1.hap1, whole genome shotgun sequence:
AGAGGAGCTCCAGGGGCTTCCACCTGGAGAGCAGCCCAaccagggtgggaggagggagaagcaGGGGCCTGCTCTCCCCGTCCTCCCAGCTCTCCGGACTCTCCCTGTTGTAAACCCTGAGGGCCTCCACCCTCAGGCTTCAGATGTCTGCACATCACACGGAAGGCGGCACCCTGTGGGAGTCCCATTATTATGAATCTACTGCATGAATCCTTTTCTCACTCCTTGCCAGGGCATCAGATTCTCAGTCATACATTGGGATTAGCTGGAACAGTTCACTTGCCTTTCCTCATCTACCAGGTGCAGGCAAACACCCTCCCCAGGGCCATTTTGACATCCTTGTTTCTCAGGGAGTAGATGAGAGGGTTCAGGGTGGGGCTGACCACTGTGTACAGCAAAGCAACCACCTTGCCATTTTCTGAGGAGGAGCCAGAACCTGGGAGGATGTAGGTGTAGATGACGGTGGAGTAGTACAGCGTGACCACTAGcaggtgggaggagcaggtggagaaggctttgcgTTTGCCAGCGGCTGAGCGCATGCGCACAATGCTGGCGATGATGCAGCCATAGGACAGCATGGTGAGCAAGAAGTTGACCACGCCGAAGTAGACATCTGCGATGACAATCATGACATGGTTCAGCATAGTTGGACTGCAGGACAGTAGCAGCAGCGTGGGGACTTCACATAGAAAGTGGCGGATCTGATTGGGACCACAGAAATAGAGTCGTGCCATCAGGCCTGTGTGTACAGATGTGCTCACCACACTGACCACCCACACACTGCCTGCCAGCAGGATGCAGATGGGCCAGCTCATCAGCACGTGATAGTGCAGTGgctggcagatggccacatagcggtcataggccatggctgTGAGCAGCAGCAGCTCAGCCCCCAGAAACCAGGTCAGAAAGAAAAGCTGGGCCATGCAGCCCCCATAGGAGATGGTGCTCCGGGTGGCCACCAGGCCCTCCAGCAGTTTGGGGAGGACAGTGGACGTGCAAAGGATGTCCAGAAGGGCCAGGTTTGTGAGGAAGAAGTACATTGGGGTATGAAGGCTTGGATTCAGACCAATGGCCATGACAATGATGACATTTCCTGCAAGAGCCATGAggtagaggaggagaaagaaggctGAGAAGAGAACCTGGAGCCAAGGGTCTCCAGAGAAGCCCTGCAGGACAAACTCCACCACAGCTGTGTGGTTGTTGGCTGCCATTGGTGGGCGAGCCCCAGGGGCCACTGGAACACAGCTGTGGCTGGCAGACAGGGCACAGGGCAGAGACACCGACTTGGCCTCTTGAACAGGTCCTGCTGAAACCAGGAATGTTTTCGGAGGGCACATTTGCTGCAGAAAGCACACAATAAAGATGGTGATGTCATCCCTGCCTCCAGGGAGACAGAGCATCAGCTCTTCTCTCTGTAGACACCAACCCAGAACAGCACCCCCTGCCTCTTTGTGCCAGGCAGCACCCTCCAAAACCCACAGAAGGCACAGCATGGGCTTCTGTTCACACTGATTTTGAACATGTCCTACAATATCCAGAGATATGGCGCTCACTGTGTGCATCATGTGCCAGCCTCCACTGGGCCTGCCGAGGGCAAAGCTGCCACCAGGCACAACCTCAGGGCCCCAGAGAGGATGAGTCATGTTGGCTGGGGTGGGCCAGGCTTCAGGGAGGGAGGCATGCGCAGTACTCTCCAAGGGGAGGGACATACCCAGGGATcacaaggaagagagggagagagaagcagcCCCTGCATCCAGGCTACAGCCTGCTCCCGGGGGGCAGATGTCCTCAGCTCTCAGATTCAGGCTGTGGTTTTTCTGGACATAGTTCTTTCATAGAGACCACAGCCTACCCATCCTGATCATCCAGGTGGCTCCAAGGGAGGGCAAACCCTTGTGAAGTGGGGAGACCCTTCCCCTAGGCTTGTCCCCCAGTAAGCATCAAGCTATGCCAGGCTGGAGACACAGCATATGCCCAGCTACCGCCTAACCCCAAACATCCTGGCTGACACATCTGGTTCctagaccacacacacacacacacacacacacacgcacacacacacctgtccaCCACCACTCATCTCTGACCACCCAGGCCTCCTACAGCAGGATGAGGTCTGCTCAGGTCAAGGAATGGGTGGGTCAATCAGCATGAGGTGAACAAGACCAGCCCCGTCTCCCTTCCTGTGACAGCCCAAATCCCATGCATCCCCATGAGAGTGGGAGGTAGAAGAACCTACCCTGGACACTCATGGGTGGGCTGTGAGCTACCTAAAAACAAAGAGCTCAAACCACACACTGTTCTATATAAGGAGGTCCATCTCTACCCAGATATGAACAGACACTGCTGATTTACAGAGAGGTGGGGACCTTATTCTCCTATGGGTAGAACTCAAGAATAGGACTCTTGCAGTCCTATTCTTGAGGTCAGTTTGACCCTCCTCAACTGCAAGAGCTGAGCCACCCACATACCCTCAAGGGCCCCACACTCACCCCTGCAGAGTGGAGGGTTGGAAAGCTTTCCTCCATGCAGGTCCCCGCTGGCCTGTCCAGCATCCCACCATACACACAGCCTCTCAGCAAAGAGCCAAGGCCGCCATGAGCCAATACCAGTCTCTGAAGCCCCCAACAGCTgcagccactgagccccacagCCTGTCTGCTGGCAGCTCTTCAGGCTGCAGGTGACTCTGGACAGCCTGACCATGTGGCTCCATTAAAGACCCAAAGGCCAAGCCACAGGCCTGACCAACAGCCCAGACAGAGCCCAGAGCAGAATTGTGAAGCCCTGGGCATTTGCAATCTCAAATGGAAACCATGAAAGATGAGCGCAAAGTGATTTCAGTATGAAATCTTTCTTTTAACATTAAAACAGATCAGGGCAAAAACACATCTCTTTTCAGAAGCAGCCTTCCCTCCCTCAATAAATAGATGGGTAGTCCAAAAGGAAAGAGGTGTAGGGGGACAGACTCACATGGATGGCAGGACTGGTGCTGCTTCCTATCTAACCCGGAGCTGTGCACATGGTGTGGATGAGGGTTGCAGCTCCGAGATTAGAGCCTCCTCCTGCTAGGTGTCGCCTGGGTTTCCTGTTGACCTTTAGTGGACCTCACCCCCTTGAGTTGGATGCTGTCGTTGCTAGGGACCCTGGGGTACCCCCAGGAGTGGTCCTGGGGGAGTAATTACCCATCTGGAAGTAAACATGGATTCCTGAGAGGCATGGTCCCCAGGCTGGGATGCAACCAGGTCTAAAGGTCACAGAGAGGTCACAGGCACGGGATCCAGGATGAAGACACTGCCAAGAGTCCCTCTCATGAGTCTCTTCCTTAGGGGTGGTAGGGGCACAAGAGCCACATTTGACTGAGTCCTGCAGGAAAATGGGATTTATTATACCCTGGCTGCAGGTGCAGTGTCGAGGGTGAGCCCCACCCAGCTTCCTCTGTCATCAGCGGCTCCCAAGCTGTGTCAGTGAGCCCATTTTGACGCACCCTTGTGCTCCAGTTCCCTTCCTGCCCGTCGTCTCCCTAGGCTTCTCTTGATTGTGATCACTGCTCAGACTTCCTTGCTTTGGGTGAACTTGGCAGTGTAAGGAATGCTATTGGGTGTCTTGTATGATTCCCTTTGGTTGGGGTCTTTCTAGTTTCTCAGATTTGGGGGAGAAAGACAAGGGCATGTGCTGCTTGTCGCATCCCTGTGGACGTTCTCAAGTCTGCCTTGAGGACAGAGCATCCGGAGGGTCTACAAAGGTGCGCGTGGGCACCGACAGCCTGAGCCCAGCCCCTGCCAGCCCTCAGGGGACCTGGCACAGGTGGCAAGGCACGGTGAGCTCACAGCAGCAAGCTCCCTTCCCTGTGTGGCCAGAAACTCCACAGCAGGTTGGTGGAGAATGCATCCAGAACTGAGAAGCCAGAATGGAAAAGATAACCTGTACAAGAAAATCCCTGTGCAGAGACTAACATTCAGACACCAGTCGTTGCCAAGAACCAAAGACAAGACCTCTGCTAACTTAACACGACCTTGACTTCACAGACCTGGTGACGACGACTGATCCTTTTGTTTCCAACCCCCTGATGTCCTTCAGCCGAAGCAGACAGCGTGTGTTTCATCTGACCATCGATACTAATCTTACTTCACAGCAGATGCGGCAGGTGCAGCACAGGATCTGCACAGCCCCTCTGATCTGCTCAGATGCCCTGTATCCTTCAACTCTACCTGATTTTCGATTTATAAGAATAATCAGAGATCAAACGTCCCTGCAATGCTGAGTCGAGGTCAGTCAGCTCATGATCTAAAATAAATAGCTGTATTTGTAGCATATAGGCCTCAGGGTTGGAGCTGACCAGTCCATGAGAACATGGCCAGGGCCTGCCCTTGTGGGCTGTCCTGGGGCAGCCAGGAACCTCAGAACCATATGTCTCTTCCCCGGTGGTTCCAGGATTCTCAGGGCCACAAGGAAGACCTCCAGTGAGGATCAGCATGCTGCAGCACCTATCCAGGGGACAGCTTTTGGTAGGAAGACTGTGTTGTGCCTTGAGAAACAGAGAGAACATCCTTCTCCAGGCACAGGGTAGTCAGACACACAATGACAGACAGGAACATCCCCTCAGGGGACAGTGGTACCTCGGTGTTTTGAAAAATGGGCTGGTGAGGGGCAGCTCCAGGCAAAAGTCAGAGCCTGAGGAAGCAGGGCCATGCGTGGAAGCAAGGGCGATCCTGTGGGCCTGGGTCATGTGGCCGGGCTGGCCAGCTGTGAGGTGGGAAGTGTGGACAGTCAACGGCAGAGGTGACCCATGGGACAGGGGTGCGGAGCAGAACAGGGCAGATGGGGCCCAGGGCGTAGTAGCCCTGCATCTGCAGTGTCCTCTACCCATTGCAGCAACAGGGAAGACTTAGGGTGAGTGATGGCCAGAGACCAATTTCCACTCCTGGAGATCAGAAGAAAACTTGTAGCATGAAGCCCTGTCTCTGTATCAGAGATACCAGCAGGCTGTCCCCCACCTGGCCCCCAGACCAGAAAGGGTACGCTGGGCATGGAAGCAGGGAGACATGGCAGCAGCTGGTGGGAGAGACTCCCGTGAGTGCAGCTCTGCTGCTCCTGCAGATCATGCTGTAGACACCAGGACacaggacaggacaggacaggacaggCATGTCCTCAGCCACACACCAAACAGCAAGTGCCCAAATAGAGATCAGCAAGTGTGGCATGGTCACCAGGGAAGAGAGCGACAATCAGGAGCCTAAAGAAGCTCGGGGAGCTCACAGATCAGTGGGAATTAAACCACACACTCTGAAAACACACAGTGGAAAAGTACAAACCAAACTGGAAAACATATCGAGAATAATGAAAAGGAAGACAAGACCTAACAAAATGATGGACTGCAGCCAAGCAGAGTTCAGaggaaaatttatatttgtaaacactaatgttaaaaaaaataaaagaagggggTTCAAAAAATCACTTGACTTTACATCTTAAGacactgagggaaaaaaagaggaaactaaATCTATAGcgaacagaaaggaagaaatcataaaattatagcagaaataaatgaaccagagaatagaaaattaataaagcCAATGAAGCtcaaatttggttctttgaaaagatgaacaaaattgacaaactttaGCTGCATTggccaagaaaaaagaaaactctcattataaaaatcataaacaaaaggaagaatattgctaagaattttcagaaataagaaGTGTTATGAAGGAATACTATGAATTTGTGGGAGTGTTGCCATCTTAACAACATTTAGCCTTTTTCATGTGTAAACACAGATGCCTTTGCATTTATtcaaactttttttcattttccaccatgTTCTGCAATGTTCAGGGTATATATCTGGTCCTCCTTGGATACTTTTTTCCTGAAGcatgtttattgtttttcattctaaatcctaagtatttttttctttttcattctgtcATAAATGGAATTTTTTCCACAATTCATTTTTGGATTGTTTGTTGCAAGTGTGTAGAAACTCAACCAACCTTTGTGTGGTTTCTATATGGAAGAGTTAGGcaacttaaataaaacaaatgaaggcCTAGAAAGACACAAACTTTCAAAGctgatttaagaagaaaaagaaacaagcatAAAAAAGATTGGATTAGTAACTGAAAAAGCAAAACACCAACAGAGAAGCCCCACCCCATACGGTTTCACAGGTTGATTCTTCCaaacatttaatgaaaaattagTGTAAGTCCTTCAGATATCTCCTCCAAAATTAGAAGAGGACAATTCCCAACTCACTCTTTTGAAACCAGTGTTACCATGTGAGAACATGACAAAGATAACACTACGAAGAAAACTACATACCAAACCAACCTCAGCAGCCGATACCGAGGCGTGtgctgcccctgccctggccaAGGGGTTTGCCCACCTTGTGAAATCAGGGGATGTGTGGCACCTCTCCAGTAGAGAATCAGGAAACCCACATGGTCTCCTACACCTGCCAGGAAGAGAGCAACCCTCCTCACCCCGAGGCTGAGCACCCAGAGAAGCCCTCAGCCAACCCCGCACTGGAGGGTGGCAGGGAGTCTCCTCCATAGGTCACAAGCAAGGCAGGATTTGCCTTCCTGTCCCCTGCTGGGCGCTGTGCAGGAGGCTTTGGTTAGGTGACAGATGAAGCAGAATGGGAAGGCAGAAGGAAAGCCACTTCTGGCCTACGATGTCCTGACCCTGCAGATAGGAAACGACACACAAAAGCCAGCAGACCCTCTGCTCCGATTCACAAGGCTCAGGACACGAGATCAATATGAAAATAGCAGTAgcttgcaaaaaaataaaataatgaaacagaaaacaattccatttataatataatgaaaaacaataaatatgctTAGGAAGAGTTGACCAAGGAGATACCGACACGTACAGACAGGTCAACACCACAGACACGGTCGGAAATGAAAGGCTCAGGAGGCACAAGGGTGCCATGTTCCTGGGTGGGGAGACTCGACATGGTGGAGGAggcagctccccccaccccatattTCTAGAGACTGCGAGCAATCCCTACCTGGATTCCAGCTGACTTCCTTGTAGAAATCAacaaactagccctaaaatacATAAGGAAGCTCAAGGAACCCAGAATATCCCAGAAAAATCTTTACAATATAATTAAAGGAAAGGATGCACAGTTGCAGTCTTCAAAACTGGAAAGTACCAAACTATAGCAACAGAAATGTGTGGTGCTGGCATACAGCTGGGTATACAGACCGACGGAACAGAGCTGGACCTACAGAGATGAATCCTGGTCATGGTGGTCAACTGACTTTTGATAATTAAAGGGTGCCAAGACCATTCAATGGGAAAAGAATCGTCTTTTCAACAAACAGTACTGGTATGACTGAATACCCATATGCCAAAGAACAGAGTCCAACCCCTGACTCACCATTTCTAAGAATCCCTTTAAAATGTCAAATACCTAACTTTAAAtgccaaaattataaaaaaaaatgttcaggccAAAATAGGGGTGAATCATGATCTGAGATTTGGCAACAaaagcacagacaacaaaagaaaatggatagaCTGGACTTTAAAAGCTTTTGCATCAAAGAACACTCTTGAGAATCAAAGGACAACCTGTAGGGTAGCAGGAAACATTTGCAAAGCATGTGCCTGGTAAAGATTTGCATCTAGAATGTTTTCAGCTCTTACatttcaataatataaatataaataacgcaattaaaatgggcaaaggatcttaacagacatttctccaaagaatgtacACAAATGTAAGCACATGGAAGACCCTCAGCATTATGAGTCATCAGGAGAATCTCAGCCAAAACCACAGGAGATAGCACTTCACAGCCACCAGAATGGACATCTTGATTTTAACACGAGACAGCCAGAGGTCTTTGTTAGTTGCAGAGCAGGCtaaacaaatgttagctgcagtgTGGGCTGAACACTCGACCCTCACCCTCACCCGTCTGGTTCCTTATCGCtagtttgcctcaagtctgaacactcaaccccactcaaggctaaACACTCAGCCCCCATCcatctggtgcaacagaaacccacatctagcccctgccctgtctgcctgaaggcagaagatgacacccttagcaaatactgtatgatccaatcactgtacaccaacaaggcagcttgcagacccaaagacaccattagattttggctataaaaactctctcctgaagggccctcctctctctctctctctctctctctctctctctctctctctctctctctcctcttctcttctcttctctttcctttctccctctttctctctctcacttttctctctccctctctctttcttctctctttccctgccctctttctctttttctctttctcctgtcaATCAgacactgctgcaataaagatctcttggtcgctccgtGTGtcatggtcactttcctttcagtgtCAACAAGGGCACGTAAAGCCAGATCACAGCTATGGGAAGGTGAGATGGGAAGCAGTATCCATCTCCCAGTGTGCTCACTTGAAGTCACCACCAGACCCAGCAGATGCACCTCCCAGGTTGTACCCAAGAGAAACCAAGACAAGAGCAACAAAGGATGATGTGAAGCACTCTGCTCATGAGAAGCCACCAACATGGCACCATGAGACGGTTCCTTTCCCCTTTGAAGAACTCTGCAgtgtttctctgtgttttcttgtttgctttattttaattggttCAAGGTGTTCTAGCAGACGGAGTCAGCAGAGTGGGAAATCACAGAAAGCAACTCCAGGAGAGTAAGAGCAGGAACATCCCTGCCTGCTGGCCTGAGCCTGAGAGAGGCGCCCAGGGGAGGCCACTGAAGGGCGTCCACATGCACCGCGAGCCACGGCTGACGCCACCTTGTCCTTGTGGACCTTCAGTGTACAGACTGTGGGTTATAGAAGTCTCGTCATTAATTCAAGCTGTACTGACACTGCATTTGCATCTTCAGTGATGCCAAGGCCGTATGTCAAAGGCCTGCTCCTGGCTGAGAAGCTGTGGACAGCAGAGGGAACCTTAGGGGATGAAGGAAGCTGGGTCATCAGGGGCTGCTCTTGGAAGGAATGcggggaccccagccccttcctacCCCTCCTTTGCACTCTCTAGCGTGATGTGAATGGGctccctccaccacacactccaCCACAGTGTGCTGCCCTCCAAATGCCCAAAAGCAGCAGGGCACCAACCATCAACTGAACCTCCCAAACCCTCAGCCACAGGAGAAACCAAGACAACCTCTCCTCTTCCTTAAGTTGGTGTTGTCATGTTACTCAGCTCTTCATTGCCAggaccaaaatatccaacaactTAGAATAACCAAGAGGAGGAAGTGtgggctcagggtttcagggTTCTGTCCATGGCTGGccagctccatagctctgggcctgagatgaggcagagcatcatggtggaagggtgtggtggaggaaggctgCTCGGCTCACgataaccaggaagcagaaagaaagcaaGCGAGGGACAGGGATgaaatatgaaccccaaagtcacaccccccgTGGCCTacttcctgcagccacaccctacctgggCACAGTTAGCACCCaggtagtccattcaaattattaatccttcaatgaattaatccactgattagattgcAGCCCTCATGATCTACTCTTTTCATCCCGAACATTGCTGTGTTGATACAACAGCATTTCTCAGGGCACACcttgtatccaaaccataagTAACAGTACAATAATGGCAAAAGACCTGGCCACAAAGGGTCAGGGTGCCATCACACAGGCACTGGAGAGCTGCTGAGAGGAGCATGGCCCCAGGcgctggaggaggtggagctCCAGGGGCCTCCTGCTGCTGTGTGGGAGTGGGACAGCTCAGGAGCAGGACAGGCAGCATCTGTCCTTCTCTGGGACCCAGCATGCCCACACCTAAGATGAATTAGAACATACAGGCCAAAAAACTCACACAGGAATGCTTGAACAGCTTGATCTATAATACCCCAAAGCTAAATAGCCCAGCCAGCCctcagaaagaaagaggaagaacaaaCTGGCCCAGGAGAGCACAGAGCAGCAGACAAGAGGAGGACCACGCCGGTCTCTGCAACAGTGCTTTCATGAGACGTCACTTCCCATCACGCCAGCTCCTCGAGGTGACAAACTCTCTCGCATGGGAAGACTCCAGCTGTGGCTGCAGGTGGGGGCAGCTGGCAGGGGCAGAGCCCTTCTGGAGGGAGGACGACGTTCTGGACTTGACAGGCACCAGTTGGCTGCCTAGCACATGCATCTGACAAACTCAAGGCACACTCATACAGTCAGCAGTGTGGCCTCCCTAAATCACACACCAAAAGAAAAACTGAGCAAGCATGGTGCTCAGTAGCATGCTGGAGCCTCTCCGGGGGAGCTCTGTGTCCCAGGGTGGCGTGAACAGCCATAGTGGTAAGTGACTTGCCGGGTGAACAGACTGGCGTCAGTAAGGCAGAGGGGCAGGTGGATGTGCAACGTGGAATCTAAATACTGCACATGTGGTTTTCACTGCAAACCCTCCACTTGGCTGTATGTTTGAAATTTCCCACAATGAAAGTGGGGAAAAGATAAGAATTCTTGTTATCTGAATGTTTTAAATTACCAATCTAAATAACTTAAGAGTCAAGGAAATAAACataatgaaagtttaaaaatatttacaattgaatGATAATAAATTGCTACATGACAAATCATGCAGAATTCCAAGAAAATAGTACATAAAGTGAAATTCATGCTTAAATgctaatgtgaaaaaaataaatgctagaaataaatgaataggctgaaattttaagtgagaaaaaggaccacaagaaaagaaagaaaattggaagTAGATAAAAGAAGAATCTAATAATGCAGAAAATATAAAaggtttttctttgatttttgaagTATCATAAGTCTATAGCAAGATCAAGAAAAAGAACTGCTGATCGATTACCTGGAGACACCAGTTCAGATCCAACAAGGAGAGGACTCCACAGCTTCAAGCTGGAAAATTTAAACTTATGTCAAATGAACACATTTCCAGAGACGTATAGCTCACCAAACAACTCAGGAAGAAATAGCAAGCcgaccgtacagggatttctgtcagcacatagagggcagaagctcggctcagagggcacagctccgcctattggaagagaagaatatgggattcagccatagaacaggggatgccagcatggcagagatctgatgtcatcggagagcggccgaggagagaacttcatcggtgccagcggcgacggaaacagttggtcccctggtagggagggtgagtcacagatacccgagtctctctcgctttgtcgtcgagccagaggggaggagcggggccgccgcccgcgcccgcaaggtaggcagacctgcgaccaacctgcagatcaggcccagcggtctgcaggcgtggtaggaggggcagggcagagccgccgcccgcgcgggcaaggtaagcagacctgcgacagaccggcggatcaggcccagcggcctgccagcgtggtacacacttcaccccaactggagtaggggcagagcagagccttcgcccgcgcccagatcaggcccagcggcccgacTGTGTGGTgatcaagtgaccccaattggagtgggggcggagcggaactgacacccgtgcccgcaaggtgggcagacctgcgaccaacctgcagatcaggcctagcggtccccgggcttggtaggaggggcagggcagagccttcgcccccacctgcaaggtaggcagacctgcaacagaatggcggatcaggcccaggggtccgcaggcgtggtagacacctcacaccaattggaggaggggcagagcagagcccccgcccgcacctgcaagggagacttttcaactatacaagagcaatataaatatatgggaGGGGGgggaatttcaaaaacacaacagtttcaccaagaagaaagaaacgcaagcagtatgaaaagacaaggaaagaaaggactacaagcaatgcaggtcaactcaactttagaagaggtaacagctgcagcagatggaatgtcagataaagaattcaggatatacatgcttcagatgatctggagtatcaaggaagacattagacagcaaaatcagacaatgaaagatcacttcgacaaggaattacacaaacaaatccaggaagcaaaggatcaactatacagggagatagaggttataaaaaacaaacaaacagaaatcctagaaatgcaggaagcaataaaccaacttaaaaactgaattgagaatactaccagcagagtagaacacttagaagatagaacatcagacaatgaagacaaagtatttcaacttgaaaagaacatagacagctcagcaagaatgttaa
This window contains:
- the LOC114083831 gene encoding olfactory receptor 13A1-like, with the translated sequence MAANNHTAVVEFVLQGFSGDPWLQVLFSAFFLLLYLMALAGNVIIVMAIGLNPSLHTPMYFFLTNLALLDILCTSTVLPKLLEGLVATRSTISYGGCMAQLFFLTWFLGAELLLLTAMAYDRYVAICQPLHYHVLMSWPICILLAGSVWVVSVVSTSVHTGLMARLYFCGPNQIRHFLCEVPTLLLLSCSPTMLNHVMIVIADVYFGVVNFLLTMLSYGCIIASIVRMRSAAGKRKAFSTCSSHLLVVTLYYSTVIYTYILPGSGSSSENGKVVALLYTVVSPTLNPLIYSLRNKDVKMALGRVFACTW